A stretch of Mucilaginibacter terrae DNA encodes these proteins:
- a CDS encoding tagaturonate reductase, producing the protein MLLSRYNLKKINVPGLILPPEDVFSLPEKVLQFGTGVLLRGLPDFYVDKANREGIFNGRIVVVKSTDTGSANDFDRQDGLYTLSIKGIEDGAEVNEQIVCSSISRVLSAGEDWEEILKIAQNTDLKIVTSNTTEVGIQLVQDDIFKNPPVSFPGKLLAILYKRFRAFNGRADSGLVIVPAELIVDNGKKLEAIVLELAHLNKLEPAFMDWLEEHNRFCNTLVDRIVPGKPDAKLAEELEAGCGYKDGLRIISEVYSLWAIEGDDYVKDVLSFHKVDKGVVIVPNIDIYRELKLRLLNGTHTLSCAVAFLSGFRTVKIAMDDAGFTHFINQLMLKEIAPAIPYDVDHDTAVDFSGKVLDRFRNPNIEHMWISISAQFSSKMQLRVVPLIINHFKHHTTVPCHIALGFAAFIRFMKSVKDEDGKYIGTNNGQDYVITDTNAEIFNQVWQKNELHDVTYTILSNKELWGTDLTQLRGFKEAVLDQLQQIEAYGTKEVLAKEVTV; encoded by the coding sequence ATGTTACTATCAAGATATAACTTAAAGAAGATAAATGTACCGGGTTTAATACTTCCGCCTGAGGATGTATTTAGCCTGCCCGAAAAAGTACTACAGTTTGGCACCGGCGTGTTACTGCGCGGCCTGCCCGATTTTTATGTGGATAAGGCAAACCGCGAGGGCATATTTAACGGCCGTATTGTGGTAGTTAAATCTACCGATACCGGCTCGGCTAATGATTTTGATCGTCAGGACGGTTTGTACACGCTCTCTATTAAGGGTATTGAAGACGGTGCCGAGGTTAATGAGCAAATTGTTTGTTCGTCTATAAGCCGGGTACTATCAGCCGGTGAAGATTGGGAGGAAATACTTAAAATAGCGCAAAACACCGACCTTAAAATTGTTACCTCAAACACTACCGAGGTAGGCATTCAACTGGTGCAGGACGATATATTTAAAAATCCGCCGGTATCATTCCCCGGCAAACTGTTAGCCATACTTTACAAACGTTTCCGTGCTTTTAACGGCCGTGCCGATAGCGGTTTGGTAATTGTACCTGCCGAACTGATTGTTGACAACGGCAAAAAACTGGAGGCAATTGTATTAGAACTTGCCCACCTGAATAAATTAGAGCCTGCCTTTATGGATTGGCTTGAAGAACATAACCGTTTTTGCAACACTTTGGTAGACCGTATTGTACCGGGTAAACCCGATGCCAAACTGGCCGAAGAACTTGAAGCCGGTTGCGGTTATAAAGATGGTCTGCGCATTATATCAGAGGTATACTCACTTTGGGCTATTGAGGGCGACGATTATGTTAAAGACGTATTATCGTTCCATAAGGTTGATAAAGGTGTGGTTATTGTACCCAACATTGATATTTACCGCGAACTTAAACTACGCTTACTGAACGGTACCCACACGTTAAGCTGTGCGGTGGCATTCCTGTCGGGTTTCCGTACCGTTAAAATTGCCATGGACGATGCCGGCTTTACGCATTTCATCAACCAGTTGATGTTGAAGGAAATTGCTCCGGCCATTCCATATGATGTTGACCACGATACCGCCGTTGACTTTTCGGGCAAGGTGTTAGACCGTTTCCGTAATCCTAATATCGAGCATATGTGGATCAGTATTTCGGCACAGTTTTCATCTAAAATGCAGTTAAGGGTTGTACCTTTGATCATTAATCATTTTAAACACCATACCACTGTTCCGTGCCATATTGCACTGGGCTTCGCGGCCTTCATCAGGTTCATGAAATCTGTTAAGGATGAGGACGGCAAGTATATAGGTACAAACAATGGTCAGGACTATGTAATTACCGATACCAATGCCGAAATTTTTAACCAGGTATGGCAAAAAAATGAGCTGCATGATGTAACTTATACTATCCTGAGCAATAAGGAACTTTGGGGAACTGATTTAACGCAGCTTCGCGGATTTAAGGAAGCGGTTTTAGATCAACTCCAACAAATTGAGGCTTATGGTACAAAAGAAGTTTTAGCTAAAGAAGTAACTGTTTAA
- a CDS encoding amidohydrolase family protein: protein MYKIDAHQHFWKFDPVRDSWITEEMDVIRRDFLPQDLMHILMHNQIQGCVAVQASQSEKENQFLLELAASTPFIKGVVGWVDLQANDIEEQLKHYGKNEKMVGFRHVLQGEPQRDLMLKPEFKHGISLLNKYGFTYDILIFTDQLKYTAQLVAEFPKQRFVIDHIAKPDIKNKEVKEWEKDISEVAKYPNVYCKVSGMVTEANWYDWEEEDFKPYMDVVFDAFGIDRLMFGSDWPVCMVAGGYNRVVKMVRHYMADFSDTDKAKFWGGNAIKFYNLEV, encoded by the coding sequence ATGTATAAAATTGATGCTCACCAGCATTTTTGGAAGTTTGATCCGGTAAGAGACAGTTGGATTACCGAGGAAATGGACGTTATCCGCCGCGACTTTTTACCGCAGGATTTGATGCATATTTTGATGCACAACCAAATCCAGGGCTGCGTGGCCGTTCAGGCCAGCCAGTCTGAAAAGGAAAATCAATTTTTACTGGAACTTGCCGCCTCTACGCCATTTATCAAAGGTGTTGTGGGTTGGGTTGATCTCCAGGCCAATGATATTGAGGAGCAATTGAAACACTACGGCAAAAACGAAAAAATGGTTGGTTTCCGCCACGTATTGCAAGGCGAACCACAACGCGACTTAATGCTTAAGCCTGAGTTTAAGCATGGCATCAGCTTGCTCAACAAATATGGCTTTACATATGATATACTCATTTTTACCGATCAGCTTAAATATACTGCCCAACTGGTAGCCGAGTTTCCTAAGCAGCGTTTTGTAATAGACCATATAGCCAAACCTGATATTAAAAACAAGGAGGTGAAAGAATGGGAAAAAGATATAAGCGAGGTTGCTAAATATCCTAATGTTTACTGCAAAGTATCGGGTATGGTGACGGAAGCCAACTGGTACGATTGGGAAGAAGAAGACTTTAAACCCTACATGGACGTGGTGTTTGATGCCTTTGGTATCGACCGTTTAATGTTTGGATCTGACTGGCCCGTTTGCATGGTAGCCGGTGGTTATAACCGTGTGGTTAAAATGGTAAGGCATTACATGGCCGATTTTAGCGATACCGACAAAGCCAAGTTTTGGGGTGGCAACGCCATCAAATTTTATAATCTCGAAGTTTAA
- a CDS encoding UxaA family hydrolase — protein sequence MKQNILKIHPNDNVLVALVDLPVGEVINYDGVTVTTVDPIAAKHKVAINDIKAGDSIYMYGVLVGKAQFDIPSGGVITTKNIKHAANSMSAASKHTDWNKPDVSQFEGRTFNGYHRPDGSVGTANYWLVIPMVFCENRNIEVLQESLIKPLGYGRKKTYETKAQQLIGKIKAGSGVDEILYTEINAGDAASQESKVFPNVDGIKFLNHSGGCGGTRQDAEALCGLLAGYITHPNCAGATVLSLGCQNAQVSILENEIQKRSPGFKKPLYVLDQQTIGKESDMMEQALRKTLAGLIQANEYTRQPAPLSKITIGLECGGSDGFSGISANPAIGYTSDLLVAMGGSVILAEFPELCGVEQNLIDRCIQQEDADRFVNLVRTYAQRAEEAGSGFDMNPSPGNIKDGLITDAIKSAGAAKKGGTSPVVDVLDYPEKVVNPGLNLLCTPGNDVESTTAEVGSGANVVLFTTGLGTPTGNPIVPVVKIATNTNLYNKMSDIIDLNTGTIIEGDETIEQAGARILDYVIQVASGEVEVAAVRHGQDDFIPWKRGVSL from the coding sequence ATGAAACAAAATATTTTAAAGATTCACCCTAACGATAACGTGCTGGTAGCCTTGGTTGACCTGCCCGTAGGTGAGGTGATCAATTACGATGGTGTTACCGTAACTACTGTTGACCCAATTGCGGCCAAACACAAGGTAGCCATTAATGATATTAAGGCTGGCGACAGTATTTATATGTACGGTGTACTGGTTGGTAAAGCCCAGTTCGATATTCCTTCGGGCGGTGTTATTACTACTAAAAATATTAAACACGCGGCCAATAGCATGTCGGCAGCAAGCAAACATACCGATTGGAATAAGCCTGATGTAAGCCAATTTGAAGGTCGTACCTTTAACGGTTACCACCGCCCCGATGGCAGCGTAGGTACCGCAAACTACTGGTTGGTAATACCTATGGTGTTTTGCGAAAACCGTAACATCGAAGTGTTGCAGGAATCGCTGATTAAACCTTTGGGCTACGGTCGTAAAAAAACTTACGAAACCAAGGCACAGCAGCTCATCGGCAAAATTAAAGCGGGTAGTGGTGTTGATGAAATTCTTTATACCGAGATCAATGCCGGTGATGCTGCTTCGCAAGAGAGCAAGGTGTTTCCTAATGTTGACGGTATCAAATTCCTGAACCACTCGGGTGGTTGCGGTGGTACCCGCCAGGATGCTGAAGCCCTTTGTGGTTTATTGGCCGGCTATATTACACACCCTAACTGTGCGGGTGCAACTGTGTTAAGCTTAGGCTGCCAGAACGCACAGGTAAGCATCCTGGAAAACGAAATTCAAAAACGTTCTCCTGGCTTCAAAAAACCATTATATGTCCTCGATCAGCAAACCATTGGTAAGGAGTCAGACATGATGGAGCAGGCTTTGCGTAAAACCCTGGCCGGTTTAATTCAGGCTAACGAGTACACCCGTCAGCCAGCCCCACTAAGCAAAATTACCATTGGCTTAGAGTGCGGTGGTTCGGATGGTTTTTCTGGTATTTCGGCTAACCCGGCAATAGGTTACACATCAGATTTACTGGTAGCTATGGGCGGTTCGGTTATCCTGGCCGAGTTTCCTGAACTTTGTGGTGTGGAGCAAAACCTTATCGACCGTTGCATTCAGCAGGAAGATGCTGATCGCTTTGTAAACCTGGTGCGCACTTACGCACAACGTGCCGAAGAGGCCGGATCGGGCTTTGATATGAACCCATCGCCGGGTAACATTAAAGACGGTTTAATTACCGATGCCATTAAATCGGCAGGTGCGGCCAAAAAAGGCGGTACCTCACCGGTGGTAGATGTGTTAGACTATCCCGAAAAAGTGGTTAACCCAGGTTTAAATTTATTATGTACCCCGGGTAACGATGTAGAAAGCACCACTGCCGAAGTTGGCTCAGGCGCTAACGTAGTGTTATTTACCACAGGTTTAGGTACGCCAACCGGTAACCCTATCGTTCCGGTAGTAAAAATTGCTACCAACACCAACCTGTACAACAAAATGAGCGACATTATTGACCTTAACACAGGTACCATCATTGAAGGTGATGAAACCATTGAGCAGGCCGGTGCCCGTATTTTAGATTATGTAATACAGGTAGCCAGCGGCGAGGTAGAGGTTGCCGCCGTACGCCACGGACAAGACGACTTTATTCCGTGGAAACGCGGGGTATCGCTGTAA
- a CDS encoding zinc-binding alcohol dehydrogenase family protein has product MKILTCTTPGQFDYGQANKPELKKDHAIIKIKRIGVCGTDLHAFRGTQPFFSYPRILGHELSGELVEVDGAPGFEVGEAVTFIPYFNCGHCVACRTGKPNCCASIQVCGVHADGGMVEYLQVPSYSLVHGEGLTYDELALVEPLAIGAHGIRRAGINPGDFVLVIGAGPIGLGTIEFARIAGGKVIAMDVSNERLQFCKENLGIEYTINPLDGNAVEQLREITGGDMASVVVDATGNLKAINGGIDYLAHGGRYVLIGLQKEAFSFNHPEFHKRESTLMSSRNATRQDFEHVVASMKQGLVDPKTYITHRVQFDEVKDNFESWLKPETGVIKAMITV; this is encoded by the coding sequence ATGAAAATATTAACCTGTACTACGCCCGGCCAGTTTGACTATGGCCAGGCCAATAAACCCGAACTAAAAAAAGATCACGCCATCATCAAAATAAAACGTATTGGCGTATGCGGAACCGACTTGCACGCGTTTCGTGGCACACAGCCGTTTTTTAGCTATCCCCGCATTTTAGGCCACGAGCTTTCGGGCGAGTTGGTAGAGGTTGATGGCGCTCCTGGGTTTGAGGTGGGCGAAGCAGTAACTTTTATACCGTATTTTAACTGTGGACATTGCGTGGCCTGCCGTACAGGTAAACCTAACTGCTGCGCCAGCATACAGGTATGCGGCGTGCATGCCGATGGCGGTATGGTGGAGTACCTGCAAGTGCCATCATACTCGTTAGTACATGGCGAGGGCTTAACGTACGACGAACTGGCCTTAGTTGAACCATTGGCAATTGGCGCTCATGGCATACGCCGTGCTGGTATTAACCCGGGCGATTTTGTGCTGGTAATAGGCGCAGGCCCAATAGGATTAGGAACTATTGAGTTTGCCCGCATAGCAGGAGGCAAAGTTATAGCTATGGACGTAAGCAACGAACGCCTGCAGTTTTGTAAAGAAAACCTGGGAATCGAATATACCATTAATCCTTTGGATGGCAACGCCGTCGAACAGTTACGCGAGATTACCGGTGGCGATATGGCATCGGTTGTAGTTGATGCAACGGGTAACCTGAAAGCCATTAACGGCGGTATTGATTACCTCGCACATGGTGGTCGTTATGTGTTGATAGGCTTGCAAAAAGAGGCGTTCAGCTTTAATCATCCCGAGTTTCACAAACGCGAATCGACCCTGATGAGCAGCCGCAACGCCACCCGTCAGGATTTTGAGCACGTAGTAGCCAGTATGAAACAAGGCCTGGTTGACCCGAAAACTTACATCACCCACCGTGTACAGTTTGACGAGGTAA